In the Schistocerca gregaria isolate iqSchGreg1 chromosome 6, iqSchGreg1.2, whole genome shotgun sequence genome, one interval contains:
- the LOC126278077 gene encoding uncharacterized protein LOC126278077 isoform X2, which yields MLFHVNTSWTVLCMLLALQVLAAGFLLLVTAPPGPVSVASGPGTTQSTIQFLPAAQVSKDIGLFSTSQKKVQITLGKPQTANFVLQNNSLCFSTGTEPVRTITSPTNGCVCRKGWHGRDCGQPEVVWRALARHRPPLPPPTRRMQPRRLICVIEAGPSMELIEMAAQEVSSVAELIILRGEHKLRWLNIVLTEDCQ from the exons ATGCTGTTCCACGTGAATACAAGTTGGACTGTGTTGTGCATGCTACTGGCACTGCAGGTGCTAGCTGCAGGATTTCTGTTGCTGGTAACAGCACCACCAGGTCCTGTGTCTGTCGCTTCCGGTCCAGGTACCACACAGTCTACAATACAGTTTCTACCAGCAGCACAAGTCAGCAAAGATATTGGCTTATTTTCCACATCCCAGAAGAAGGTACAAATCACACTTGGGAAACCACAGACAGCAAATTTTGTGCTGCAGAATAACTCTCTGTGCTTCTCCACCGGAACAGAACCAGTGCGCACAATTACATCTCCAACAAATGGTTGTGTCTGCCGCAAAGGGTGGCATGGACGTGACTGTGGCCAACCGGAG GTTGTATGGCGAGCACTGGCGAGGCATCGTCCGCCTCTGCCGCCACCTACTCGGCGAATGCAGCCACGGCGCCTCATCTGTGTTATAGAGGCCGGACCCAGTATGGAACTAATTGAAATGGCAGCGCAGGAAGTTTCATCAGTTGCTGAACTTATAATATTAcgtggagaacataaattaag